A DNA window from Arachis hypogaea cultivar Tifrunner chromosome 18, arahy.Tifrunner.gnm2.J5K5, whole genome shotgun sequence contains the following coding sequences:
- the LOC140181438 gene encoding uncharacterized protein, translating into MADFLEEVTGDPTEATSIRWKLHVDGASIQTFGGAGIILESPAEVIYEQLIKFEFPVSNNQSEYEALLGGLILAREVGATRIEVCSDSQVVTSQVNGTYQARDPLLQKYLEKVKELSKQFEEVTIQHVSREKNTRVDLLSKLASTKPGAGNQSLIQGLVKEPAVVLQLTQSEPSWMDPIVDFLEKARLPSDDKLAKTIRREAAKYAIIQGQLFKKGISQPLLKCLHPDQTDYVLREVHEGCCGHHIGGKALARKLIRAGTQFTDKKFVEFLAGLGIKQNFSSVEHPQTNGQVEAANKVILLGLKKRLDKKKGAWADKLATVLWSYRTTQQSSTGETQFRLTYGVDAMIPIEVSDLSPRLLLGGVEEAVDKDLVDEVREMAHLSEAAL; encoded by the exons ATGGCCGATTTCTTGGAAGAAGTAACGGGAGACCCAACCGAGGCGACGAGCATACGATGGAAGCTCCACGTAGACGGGGCTTCCATCCAAACGTTCGGAGGAGCCGGAATCATCTTGGAAAGCCCAGCCGAGGTCATATATGAACAATTGATCAAGTTCGAGTTTCCGGTGTCAAACAACCAATCGGAGTACGAGGCCCTTCTGGGCGGCTTAATCCTGGCTAGGGAGGTCGGGGCCACAAGGATAGAGGTATGCAGTGACTCGCAGGTCGTTACCTCTCAGGTCAATGGGACCTACCAAGCCAGAGATCCACTGTTACAGAAGTATCTGGAGAAGGTCAAAGAGTTGAGCAAACAATTCGAGGAGGTCACGATCCAACACGTTTCAAGAGAAAAGAACACACGGGTAGACCTCCTGTCCAAGCTAGCAAGCACAAAACCAGGGGCAGGTAACCAGTCTCTCATTCAGGGTTTAGTTAAGGAACCAGCTGTGGTCTTGCAACTGACTCAATCAGAACCCTCTTGGATGGACCCGATCGTTGATTTTCTGGAGAAGGCGAGGCTCCCCAGCGACGACAAGCTGGCCAAAACGATAAGGCGGGAAGCGGCCAAGTATGCAATCATACAGGGCCAGTTGTTTAAAAAAGGGATCAGCCAACCTTTATTGAAATGCCTGCATCCCGATCAAACAGACTATGTGCTTAGAGAGGTCCACGAGGGGTGCTGTGgtcaccacatcgggggcaaagcttTAGCAAGAAAGCTCATTAGAGCAGG GACGCAGTTCACTGATAAGAAGTTCGTAGAGTTCCTCGCCGGTTTGGGCATAAAGCAAAATTTCTCGTCTGTGGAACACCCCCAGACAAACGGCCAAGTTGAGGCCGCGAATAAGGTCATCTTACTAGGCCTCAAAAAGCGGCTTGATAAGAAAAAGGGAGCATGGGCTGATAAACTCGCCACCGTCCTCTGGTCCTACCGCACAACCCAGCAATCGTCCACAGGGGAAACCCAATTCCGCCTGACATACGGGGTGGATGCTATGATACCCATAGAGGTCAGCGATCTGAGCCCGCGATTGCTTCTGGGAGGAGTAGAGGAAGCGGTAGATAAAGACCTAGTAGACGAGGTGAGAGAGATGGCCCATTTGTCGGAAGCAGCGCTGTAG